The window GCGTGGGGCACGGACGCTCAAGCCGCCGTGGACGCGCTGGTGGCGCTGGTGAGCGACCGCTTCGGGGAGGCCGAGTGAGCGACGGCCTGTCGCTCCGGGGTGTGGCGGTGTCGGTGGGCATCGCGCTCGGGCCTGCGTGGGTCATGGCACGCGTCCGTCCTGCAGGAATCCGCCGAGTGGCCCGCGCTGGCGTCGCGTCCGAGCTGCGGCGCTTCGGGGCGGCCATCGAGCGCGCGCACGCCGAGCTGGAAGACGCCATCGCGGCCGCCGCGTCGGTCCCGAGCGCGCCGCTGCGCGACATCCTCGAGGCGCACCGGCAGCTCACCTGCGACCCCACGCTGCGCGCCCGTGTGGAGCGCCTGATCGGAGACGAGCTGCTGGACGCCGAGAGCGCGCTCCAGCAGGTGATGGGCGGCTTCGCCCGCACGCTCGAGACCTCCGACGGGGCGTACCTGCGCGAGCTGGCCCACGACATCGAGCAAGTCACCGGTTACTTGGTGGACGCCCTCGCGGGCCACAAGCCGGTGGCCGAGCCTCCGCCCGGGGTGGTGCTGGTGGTGCGTGACCTGCCTCCGCGCGAGGCGCTGCGCATGCGTGAGCGCGGCGTGGTGGGGTTGGTGGCCACGCGTGGGAGCGCCACCAGTCACACCGCCCTCTTGGCACGTGCGCTGGGCATCCCCGCCGTCGTGGGGGTGCGTGACGCGCTGACGTCCATCGAGACCGGCACGCCGCTGGCGGTGGACGGCTTCGCCGGGGTCTGCCTCGTGCGCCCGAGCGAGGAGCAACAGCTGCGCGCGCGCGCACGGGCCACGCGCTTCGACATGTTCCTGCGGGGGCTGGCCGACCGCGCGCACGAGCCGCTGCGGACAGCAGACGGCCACGCGGTGGACCTGCGCGCCAACATCGAGCTCCCGTCCGAGGGGAGCGCGCTCGGGGAGCGAGGCGCTGCGGGCGTCGGGCTCTTTCGCACCGAGTACCTCTTCCTGGCGGGGCCGAGCTTGCCCTCCGAAGGTGCCCAGGCGCGGTCCTATGCGCAGCTGCTGCGCGATGTGGCGCCGCACCCGGTGACCTTCCGCACCTTCGATCTGGGCGCCGACGAGCTGCGCGAGGGGCTCCCGCGGGCGGCGCGCGAGGGGCAGCCGTCTCCCAACCCTGCGCTCGCCCCACGTGGCCTGCGCTTCGCCCTCGAGTCGCACGAGCTGCTGCGCGCCCAGCTGCGCGCCACCTTGCGGGCCAGCGCCGAGGTCGACGGCGCCCGCGCCGAGCTGCTCTTCCCCATGGTCGTGAGCCGGCGCGATCTTCTCGCTGCGCTCGGCATCTACGCCGAGGAGCGCGAGGCCCTCACGCGCGCCGGCCTCGTGCTCCCGCCCATCCCCATCGGCGCCATGATCGAGGTCCCGGCTGCGGTGCTCATGGTGGACGTGTTCCTGCCACACGTGGACTTCGTGGCCATCGGCACCAACGACCTGCTCCAGTACAGCCTCGCCGTGGACCGCGCGGATCCGGCTTCGGCGCGCTGGGCGCGCGCGTTCGAGCCTGCGCTGCTGCGGGCCATCTACCACGTCATCGCCCAGGCCCAGCGCGCTGGGAAGCCCGTGCGGGTGTGCGGTGACGCGGCGGCGGATCCCATCGCCCTGCCCATCCTGCTCGGCCTCGGCGCGCGCCAGCTGTCGGTGCCTCCTCCAGCGCTGCCCGTGGCGGCGGCCACCATCCGGCGGCTGACCCTCGAAGGCCTCGAGCCTTTGGCCCAAGAGGCGATCCGCATGGGCGATGCAGCCGACGTGGAGCAGCGCGTGGTGGCGCAGCTGAGTGGTGTGCTGGCGGACCTTTGGGTGGAGCAGGGGTACTCGCCCGGCGAGGGGTGAGCGGGGGGATTGGCACCCACGGCTCGAGCCTGAAGAGTCTACACATCTTGCTAGGGGCCCAGTTCGCCTTGCAGCAAGGCACTATGGGCACCCCCGGCTGGAAGCCGAGGGCAGCAAACCAGGCCTGGGCGACCTGAAAGTCCGCCCCTGCGGGTCGGACTAGATGGCCGCGAGTCGGTGCCGTTCTACCAAGGGTACCCGGACCCCGGGTCTCGTTCCCTT of the Sandaracinaceae bacterium genome contains:
- the ptsP gene encoding phosphoenolpyruvate--protein phosphotransferase, encoding MSDGLSLRGVAVSVGIALGPAWVMARVRPAGIRRVARAGVASELRRFGAAIERAHAELEDAIAAAASVPSAPLRDILEAHRQLTCDPTLRARVERLIGDELLDAESALQQVMGGFARTLETSDGAYLRELAHDIEQVTGYLVDALAGHKPVAEPPPGVVLVVRDLPPREALRMRERGVVGLVATRGSATSHTALLARALGIPAVVGVRDALTSIETGTPLAVDGFAGVCLVRPSEEQQLRARARATRFDMFLRGLADRAHEPLRTADGHAVDLRANIELPSEGSALGERGAAGVGLFRTEYLFLAGPSLPSEGAQARSYAQLLRDVAPHPVTFRTFDLGADELREGLPRAAREGQPSPNPALAPRGLRFALESHELLRAQLRATLRASAEVDGARAELLFPMVVSRRDLLAALGIYAEEREALTRAGLVLPPIPIGAMIEVPAAVLMVDVFLPHVDFVAIGTNDLLQYSLAVDRADPASARWARAFEPALLRAIYHVIAQAQRAGKPVRVCGDAAADPIALPILLGLGARQLSVPPPALPVAAATIRRLTLEGLEPLAQEAIRMGDAADVEQRVVAQLSGVLADLWVEQGYSPGEG